A genomic segment from Triticum dicoccoides isolate Atlit2015 ecotype Zavitan chromosome 1A, WEW_v2.0, whole genome shotgun sequence encodes:
- the LOC119352835 gene encoding protein RETICULATA-RELATED 4, chloroplastic-like, whose product MMKQGTAAASGAFTGGGDVRAGAGERKISSLPAYLATAVEGCHITGDIVRRFAEMELSPLLRWLLGFRGSRERLLTDDLFIAKLAMEMGVSMIAKTVAEYEKRRENFVKEIDIIIADVGGVVIQGMDFSFRLWSCFSQGDGDSKGGAQDVADGFNNAFGNDEVELDDGLEKKVCQRYAC is encoded by the exons ATGATGAAACAGGGGACGGCGGCGGCGAGTGGGGCGTTTACCGGGGGAGGCGATGTTCGTGCTGGCGCAGGCGAGAGGAAGATCTCCAGCCTACCGGCGTACCTCGCCACGGCCGTGGAGGGCTGCCACATCACGGGCGACATCGTGCGGCGCTTCGCGGAGATGGAGCTCTCGCCGCTGCTCCGTTGGCTGCTGGGCTTCAGAGGGTCCAGGGAGCGCCTCCTCACCGACGACCTCTTCATCGCCAAGCTCGCCATGGAGATGGGCGTCAGCATGATCGCCAAG ACCGTTGCCGAGTACGAGAAGAGACGGGAGAACTTCGTCAAAGAAATTGACATCATCATCGCTGATGTG GGTGGGGTCGTCATTCAAGGGATGGACTTTTCCTTCAGGTTATGGTCTTGTTTCTCTCAAGGAGATGGTGATAGCAAGGGGGGAGCGCAAGATGTTGCTGATGGATTCAACAATGCTTTTGGCAACGAT GAAGTTGAACTTGATGACGGACTAGAGAAGAAAGTATGTCAGAGATATGCATGTTAG